GATCGACATCCATGCGGCGGCAGGCAGCCCCTGCCGCCGGCTTCCATGAATGCTGAGGAGGAGCGCGCCATGAACACCCCAGACACGAGTGCCGCCGCTGTGTCAGCGGCTGTCGCGCCCGCGAGCGTCAGCCGCAGGAAGATGCATTTTTCGCCCTATGTGGCGCTGTTCCCGGCTTTTGCCATCGTGCTTCTCGCTTATGTCGTCACCGTCGTCTGGAATATCTGGATATCGTTCACGGACAGCAAGGTGCTGCCGGTCAACATCTTCGTCGGCGCGAAGCAGTATGACCGGCTGTTTTCGACGGCGCGCTGGCTGCTGTCGCTGCAGAATGTCGTCGTCTTCGGCGTGCTTTTCATCGCCGGCTGCCTGATCCTCGGCTTTCTACTGGCCGTCGCGCTCGATCAGAAGGTCCGCTTCGAAAATACCTTCCGGACGATCTTTCTCTATCCCTTCGCCATGTCCTTCATCGTCACCGGGCTGGTCTGGCAATGGATCATGAACCCGACGCTCGGCCTGCAGAAGGTTGCGGACAGCATCGGCTTCACCTGGTTCCGCTTCGACTGGATCGTCCAGAGCGATCTTGCCCTTTACGTCATTGTGCTTGCCGGCATCTGGCAATCGTCCGGCCTTGTCATGGCGATCATGCTGGCGGGCCTGCGCGGCGTCGACCGCGAATTGTGGAAGGCGACGCGCATCGACGGCGTACCGAGCTGGCGCGTCTATCTTCATATCGTCATCCCGATCCTCAGGCCGACGATCATCACCGCCAGCGTGCTTCTGGCGATCGCCGTGGTCAGGGTCTATGAACTCGTGCTGGCGACCACCGGCGGCGGTCCGGGGATATCGACCGAAGTGCCCGGGAAATTCATCATGGATTACCTCTTCGGGCGCGGCAATATCGGCCTTGCGACCGGGGCGTCGACGGTGATGTTCGTTACCGTGGTCATCCTGGTGACGCCCTGGCTCTACTATGAATATTTCCGTGAAAAGCCGAGGGGGAACTGATGACGACGCCATCTTCCGTCGCTGGTGCCATGCAGGGTCCAACCGGGCGCAAGCCGCAGCATCTGACCCCCGGTCGCATCGGCCTTTATCTCTTTCTCGTCATCGCGGCCCTGTTCTTCCTGCTGCCGCTTTATGTGATGCTTGTCACCTCGTTCAAATCCATGCCCGAGATCCGGCAGGGTAATATCTTCGCCTTCCCGCAGATGTGGACGGCGGATGCCTGGGTGCAGGCGTGGAGCACGGCCTGCACCGGGCTTGAATGCGGCGGCATCAGCGTCGGCTTCTGGAACTCTGTGAAGATCCTGATCCCGAGCATGATCCTGTCGATCCTGATCTCGTCGCTCACCGGCTACGCGCTGTCCTTCTGGCGGGTCAAAGGCGCAAACGTGCTCTTTGCCATCCTGCTGCTCGGCGCCTTCATCCCCTATCAGGTGTTCATCTATCCGCTGGTCTTGATCTATCGCGATATCGGCATCTATTCGACGCTGCCCTGCATCATCATCACCCACACGGTCTTCGGCCTGCCGGTTCTGACGCTCTTGTTTCGCAACTATTATTCCAGCTTGCCGATGGAGCTCTTCAAGGCGGCCCGCATCGACGGCGCCGGGCTTTGGCAGATCTTCTTCCGGCTGATGATCCCGATGTCGATCCCGATCCTGGTGGTGGCGGCGATTCTGCAGGTGACCGGCATCTGGAACGACTTCCTCTTCGGCGTCGTTTTCGCCGGCCGGGAAAACTTCCCCATGACGGTTCAGCTCAACAACATCGTCAACTCGACCCAGGGTGAGAAGCTCTACAACGTCAACATGGCGGCGACCATTCTCACCGCCCTGGTTCCGCTGATCGTCTATTTCGGCTCGGGTCGCTGGTTCGTGCGCGGCATCACCGCTGGTGCAGTCAAGGGATAGTTCATGGCCAATGTTTCCATTCGCGAACTCGCAATCGATTTCGGCAGCGTCAACGTCCTGAAATCGCTCAATCTCGAGATACAATCGGGCGAGTTCATCGTACTGCTCGGCCCCTCCGGCTGCGGCAAGTCGACCTTGCTCAATGCGATTGCCGGGTTGACCGATATTACTGACGGCCAGATCTGGATCGGCGACAGGAACGTCACCTGGGAGGAGCCGAAGGATCGCGGCATCGGCATGGTGTTCCAATCCTACGCGCTCTATCCGACGATGACGGTGGAGGGAAATCTCTCCTTCGGGCTGCGCATCGCCGGCATGGCGAAGGACGAGATTGCCCAGCGTGTCGACCGCGCCGTGCAGATCCTGCAGATCGATCCCCTGCGCAAGCGGCGGCCGGGCGAATTATCAGGCGGTCAGCGCCAGCGCGTCGCCATCGGTCGCGCCCTGGTGCGCGATGTCGATGTCTTCCTGTTCGACGAGCCCCTGTCCAACCTCGACGCCAAGCTTAGAACCGAATTGCGCGTCGAGCTGAAGCGCCTGCATAGCGGCCTTGGCTCCACCATGATCTATGTGACGCACGACCAGATCGAGGCGCTGACGCTTGCCGATCGTATCGCCGTCATGAGCGGCGGCGTCATCCAGCAATTCGGCACGCCGAAGGAAATCTACCGGCGTCCGGTCAATCGCTTCGTTGCCGGCTTCGTCGGTTCGCCCTCGATGAATTTCCTGTCTGGGCAGGTGACGAGCAATGGCGGCGTACCGGCCTTCACATTGCCCGATGGCCGCAAGATCGATCTTAGCGGCTATGGGTTTTCCGGCACGCCTGGCGAAGGCCGCAAGGCGACGCTCGGCGTTCGGCCCGAGCAGATGCAGTTCCAGCCGGCAGGCGGACGGGCCGCGAGCGTGCCGGCAACCTTCACCATCGTCGAGCCCATGGGCTCGGACAATCTGATCTGGGGCCAGGTCGGCAGCGAGACGCTGTCGGTGCGCATCGATGCCGACGAGGATGTCGCGCTCGATCGCGAGCAGCCGGTCTATTTCCAGCCGACGCTCGCGTCGCTGTTTGGCGAAGACGGGCAGCGTCTATAAAACCCAGCGTCTATAAAACATCGTGCCGCGCATTCGACGGAGCGCGGCACAATTTTCATGCCTTGACTTCAAAGACCATGTTGAACGGCGTTTCGGTCGCCTTGCGGAAATGCGAATAGCCAGCATCCATGGCAACCTTGCGCAACTTCAATTCTCCGGCTTGCGCGCCCAGACCCAGCCCGACTTCCTGCGACAGCGAGGCCGGCGTGCAGATCATCGTCGATGCGCCGTAGTAGACACGGCCGATGGGGTTGAGATTGTCCTTCAGGCAATCATGGGCAAAGGGCTCGACAATCATCCAGGTACCGTCGTCGGCAAGGCTTTCCTTGACATGTTTGCCGGCACCAACCGGATCGCCCATGTCATGCAGGCAATCGAACATCGCCACGAGATCGTAGCCGGCGGCCGGGAAATCCTTGGCGCTTGCCTGCTCGAACGTGATGCGTCCGTCGACGCCCGCTTCCTTCGCGGCAGCTTGCGCCCGTTCGATGGAGGGCAGATGATAATCGAAGCCGAAGAAGGTCGAGTTCGGATAGGCCTGTGCCATTAGGATGGTCGAGGCGCCGTGGCCACAGCCGACATCGGCAACGGCAGCGCCAGCCTGAAGCTTTTCATGCAGTCCGTCCAGCGCCGGTATCCATTCCGTAACGAGATGGCTGTTGTAGCCTGGCCGGAAGAACCGCTCCGTGCCGCGGAACAGGCAGGCGCTGTGCTCATGCCAGCCGAGGCCGCTGCCGGTCTTGAAGGCATTGGCGATCTTCGGCTCATCCATCCACATGGATTGAACCACGTCGAAGGCGCCGGTGAAGAAGGCGGGGCTATTTTCCTCCGCAAACACCATGGCCTGTTCCGGCGTCAGGTAGAAGCGCTCGGCCTCGTCGTCATAGCTGACGTAATCGGCCGCCGCCTGTGCCGACAGCCATTCGCGCACATAGCGCTCTTTTACGCCGACCTTGTCGGCAAGTTCCGCCGACGTCATCGGTGTTCCGTCCGCCATCGCCTTGAACAGACCCAGATGGTCCCCAAGTGTCACCAGCACACCCGAGACCGCCGCGCCGACATCGCCGACAAGACGCCCAACCAAGGCATCGAGTTTCTGCATATCAGGTTCGCGCATGACATCCTCCTCCCAGAATTGATGTAGCGTTCCGTCCGTTATATTCGGAAGCTTCAAAATACTCCTGGGCGCAGGGGTAAGCAATGGCGCAGCGTGGCAAAGTAATACTTGCCACGCTGATGGAGATATAGATTATTATTTTGATTTAATTGAGGTTTTCTATCGAAGACGCCGCGATTTCTCAGCCGGCGCGAGCCAGTTCTTTTTCCAAAATGGAAATAAAACGCGGATCATCCGCAGTTATATCCGGAGCAAAACGGGCGGCAACCTTGCCATCGCGGCCGATGAGGAATTTTTCGAAATTCCAGACGATGCCGCCGTCTTGTCCGGTTTCAAGGCCGTGTTTCGCCAGCCGTTCACGCATCGGTCCGTCTCCGATCGTCTCGCCGCCGGAAGCGATCAGGTTGTTATAGAGCGGATGGCGTTCCTCGCCGGTAACAGTGATTTTGGAGAACATCGGGAACTGCACATCGTAGGTCAGCGTGCAGAAGCTCAATATTTCGTCGTTGGTGCCTGGCTCCTGGCCTTTGAAGTCGTTTGCGGGGAAGCCGGCAATGACAAAGCCTTCGTCACGCTTGTCCTCGTAAAGCTTTTCCAATCCTTCGTACTGCACCGTCAGGCCGCATTTGGACGCGACGTTGACGACCATGATGACCTTGCCGCGATAGTCGGCAAGCGTCGTATCGCTGCCGTCGATCCTCTTTACCGGAATATCGAGCACGCTGTCTGTCATTTTATTCAACTCCAAAATGATTTGGATTTACCCTATAGTACGCTGCGATCCTAAAGTACACTACAATATCAATATGTTGCGTTGACGGACGGAGTGTCTCGGTCACGCGACGCCAGTCGGACTCCGTATCGGGTGGCACGCCTGGGATGTATCCCATCACCATCAGGCCATCGGCAGTCGAGATCGGCACCGGACAGATGTCAGCACCCGACTACGCGCAGAGATCTTGCCTTGAAAATCCTCTTGCATTTACGGGGGTGTCCACGGATGTTCAGAATCTCGCAAGGCTGCCTCTTCTTCAGATTCGCTCGTTAGCAAGAAACTGCCGAAATCGCTCGGATTTGGGATGCTTGAACAATTCCGCCGGCTCGCCCGTTTCTTCAATGACGCCCTTGTGAAGAAAAACGACTTTATTGGACACATCTCGCGCAAACGCCATTTCATGCGTGACGACCAGCATGGTTCGGCCTTCCTCGGCGAGGGAGCGCATCACTTTCAGGACCTCACCGACGAGCTCAGGGTCAAGCGCGGACGTCGGCTCATCAAAGAGCATCACCCTGGGCCGCTGCGCGAGAGCCCGGGCGATCGCAGCGCGTTGCTGCTGACCTCCAGATAGATGCGCTGGATAGAAGTTTCGCTTGTCGGCGATCCCGACCCGTTCGAGCAGCGCTTCTGCTTCCGCGATGCATTCGGCGCGGTCGCGTTTCTGAACGTGCACCGGCGCCTCGATTACATTCTCCAAAATGGTCATGTGTGACCAAAGATTGAAGCTCTGAAACACCATGCCGATGTGTTCGCGCAGCCGATCGACCTGCCTGCGGTCGGCGGGCTCGGTCTTATGGCGCCCCTTTTTCAGGGAGAACATCTCGCCGCCGATGCGTATCTCGCCACTGTCAGGCACCTCAAGCATATTGATGCATCGGAGCATCGTCGATTTTCCGGAGCCGGAAGAGCCCAGGATCGATATAACGTCGCCTTCGTGGGCTTCCAGCGAAACGCCTTTCAGAACCTCCAGCGGGCCGAAGCATTTTCTGAGGTCTTTGACCGAAACGGCAGCGCTCTTTTGTATGTTATCGCTGACCAAGACTGTTCCCCTGACGGACATGCGCACTCCCGTTAAGTGTTAGGGTGAGGCGGCATGCGCATATGTGGCGAAAGCCAAAATTCGACCACCATGAGCATACGCGCAACGACGAAATTGATCGCAAGGTAAATCGCCCCCGCGACGATGAAGATTTCGAAAGCCCGAAAGCTGTCCGCGATCAATTTTCCCGCGAGACCGGTGACTTCCATGATGGTGATGACAGAGGCAAGCGCCGTTGCCTTGACCATCAAGATGATCTCGTTGCCATAGGCAGGCAGCGCGTGCCTTATGGCAATCGGAAGAATGATCCGCCTGAACAATAGAATGCCCGACATGCCACAAGCGCGTGCGGCCTCAACCTGTTGCATGGAAACAGCCTGCAGGCCGCCTCGAAAGATTTCGCTACAGTAGGCGGCTGTATTCAGTGTCAGCGCCAACACGGCACACCAATAAGGCTCACGGAAGAACCACCATACACCGAGGTCCTGCAGCCCATGCCGGAATTGACCAAGGCCGTAGTAAATCAGGAACATCTGGACAAGGAGAGGTGAACCTCTGAACACGAAGACGTAGGCGCGGGTTATGGCTCGGCCGACGGTGCCGCCGATCACTGCAAAGAGCGCGATGGCTAGCGCCAGGATACTCCCCGCCAGGATGGATGTGACCGCAAGCTCGATGGTTAGCGGCAAGCCGGTCAGAAGAGTGAAGAACGTTTCCCTGATGAAGCTGATATCCATCACAAGGCCCTCCTTATCCCTTGAGCTGTTCGCGCTTCCATTCTCCTGAACAGAATCGAAGAGAACCAGGTGATGACGAGATAAAGGACGACCGCCGTCAGGTAGAATTCAAACGGGCGGCGTGTGGATCCGGCGGCGATTTGCGATTGTCGGAGGAGCTCGACAAGCCCCGTCACGGAGATCAATGCCGATTCCTTCAGTACAAGTTGCCAGGTGTTTCCAAGGCCCGGAATGGCGTATCGAAGCACGAGTGGTGCGATGATGCGCCTGAACTTGGGCCACGGCCGCATGCCAACGGCGCTGGCCGCTTCAATCTCGCCGCGCGCAACCGATCTGAAAGCGCCACGAAAGACCTCGGCCTGATAGGCCGCCGAGACAACGCCAAGTGCCAGGGTTCCGGTCAGGAAAGCCGGCATTCCGATAAATCCATGATAACCGAACAGGCCGCCGACAGATCCGAGCAGCGAGCTTCCGCCAAAATAGAAAAGGTAGATGATCAGAAGGTCCGGCACGCCGCGGAGAACCGTGGTGTAGCAGTCGGCAAGCCAACGAATGGCCATGTGCGGCGACAACTGCATGAAGGTAATAACCGAGCCGAGGACCGTTCCAGCCAGGAAGCCGCACACGGAAACGCCAATTGTCATGGCGGCGGCCGCCAGAAGGAGCGAACCCCAGCCTGTCTGTCCGACGCCGATGAGTGCCAGATAACTATCGATAAGCTCCATGCGTGAA
Above is a window of Rhizobium sp. CCGE531 DNA encoding:
- a CDS encoding sugar ABC transporter permease; the protein is MNTPDTSAAAVSAAVAPASVSRRKMHFSPYVALFPAFAIVLLAYVVTVVWNIWISFTDSKVLPVNIFVGAKQYDRLFSTARWLLSLQNVVVFGVLFIAGCLILGFLLAVALDQKVRFENTFRTIFLYPFAMSFIVTGLVWQWIMNPTLGLQKVADSIGFTWFRFDWIVQSDLALYVIVLAGIWQSSGLVMAIMLAGLRGVDRELWKATRIDGVPSWRVYLHIVIPILRPTIITASVLLAIAVVRVYELVLATTGGGPGISTEVPGKFIMDYLFGRGNIGLATGASTVMFVTVVILVTPWLYYEYFREKPRGN
- a CDS encoding carbohydrate ABC transporter permease, which gives rise to MQGPTGRKPQHLTPGRIGLYLFLVIAALFFLLPLYVMLVTSFKSMPEIRQGNIFAFPQMWTADAWVQAWSTACTGLECGGISVGFWNSVKILIPSMILSILISSLTGYALSFWRVKGANVLFAILLLGAFIPYQVFIYPLVLIYRDIGIYSTLPCIIITHTVFGLPVLTLLFRNYYSSLPMELFKAARIDGAGLWQIFFRLMIPMSIPILVVAAILQVTGIWNDFLFGVVFAGRENFPMTVQLNNIVNSTQGEKLYNVNMAATILTALVPLIVYFGSGRWFVRGITAGAVKG
- the ugpC gene encoding sn-glycerol-3-phosphate ABC transporter ATP-binding protein UgpC is translated as MANVSIRELAIDFGSVNVLKSLNLEIQSGEFIVLLGPSGCGKSTLLNAIAGLTDITDGQIWIGDRNVTWEEPKDRGIGMVFQSYALYPTMTVEGNLSFGLRIAGMAKDEIAQRVDRAVQILQIDPLRKRRPGELSGGQRQRVAIGRALVRDVDVFLFDEPLSNLDAKLRTELRVELKRLHSGLGSTMIYVTHDQIEALTLADRIAVMSGGVIQQFGTPKEIYRRPVNRFVAGFVGSPSMNFLSGQVTSNGGVPAFTLPDGRKIDLSGYGFSGTPGEGRKATLGVRPEQMQFQPAGGRAASVPATFTIVEPMGSDNLIWGQVGSETLSVRIDADEDVALDREQPVYFQPTLASLFGEDGQRL
- a CDS encoding class I SAM-dependent methyltransferase; the encoded protein is MREPDMQKLDALVGRLVGDVGAAVSGVLVTLGDHLGLFKAMADGTPMTSAELADKVGVKERYVREWLSAQAAADYVSYDDEAERFYLTPEQAMVFAEENSPAFFTGAFDVVQSMWMDEPKIANAFKTGSGLGWHEHSACLFRGTERFFRPGYNSHLVTEWIPALDGLHEKLQAGAAVADVGCGHGASTILMAQAYPNSTFFGFDYHLPSIERAQAAAKEAGVDGRITFEQASAKDFPAAGYDLVAMFDCLHDMGDPVGAGKHVKESLADDGTWMIVEPFAHDCLKDNLNPIGRVYYGASTMICTPASLSQEVGLGLGAQAGELKLRKVAMDAGYSHFRKATETPFNMVFEVKA
- a CDS encoding glutathione peroxidase — protein: MTDSVLDIPVKRIDGSDTTLADYRGKVIMVVNVASKCGLTVQYEGLEKLYEDKRDEGFVIAGFPANDFKGQEPGTNDEILSFCTLTYDVQFPMFSKITVTGEERHPLYNNLIASGGETIGDGPMRERLAKHGLETGQDGGIVWNFEKFLIGRDGKVAARFAPDITADDPRFISILEKELARAG
- a CDS encoding ATP-binding cassette domain-containing protein, with product MSVRGTVLVSDNIQKSAAVSVKDLRKCFGPLEVLKGVSLEAHEGDVISILGSSGSGKSTMLRCINMLEVPDSGEIRIGGEMFSLKKGRHKTEPADRRQVDRLREHIGMVFQSFNLWSHMTILENVIEAPVHVQKRDRAECIAEAEALLERVGIADKRNFYPAHLSGGQQQRAAIARALAQRPRVMLFDEPTSALDPELVGEVLKVMRSLAEEGRTMLVVTHEMAFARDVSNKVVFLHKGVIEETGEPAELFKHPKSERFRQFLANERI
- a CDS encoding ABC transporter permease, with translation MDISFIRETFFTLLTGLPLTIELAVTSILAGSILALAIALFAVIGGTVGRAITRAYVFVFRGSPLLVQMFLIYYGLGQFRHGLQDLGVWWFFREPYWCAVLALTLNTAAYCSEIFRGGLQAVSMQQVEAARACGMSGILLFRRIILPIAIRHALPAYGNEIILMVKATALASVITIMEVTGLAGKLIADSFRAFEIFIVAGAIYLAINFVVARMLMVVEFWLSPHMRMPPHPNT
- a CDS encoding ABC transporter permease subunit (The N-terminal region of this protein, as described by TIGR01726, is a three transmembrane segment that identifies a subfamily of ABC transporter permease subunits, which specificities that include histidine, arginine, glutamine, glutamate, L-cystine (sic), the opines (in Agrobacterium) octopine and nopaline, etc.), whose translation is MELIDSYLALIGVGQTGWGSLLLAAAAMTIGVSVCGFLAGTVLGSVITFMQLSPHMAIRWLADCYTTVLRGVPDLLIIYLFYFGGSSLLGSVGGLFGYHGFIGMPAFLTGTLALGVVSAAYQAEVFRGAFRSVARGEIEAASAVGMRPWPKFRRIIAPLVLRYAIPGLGNTWQLVLKESALISVTGLVELLRQSQIAAGSTRRPFEFYLTAVVLYLVITWFSSILFRRMEARTAQGIRRAL